The Nothobranchius furzeri strain GRZ-AD chromosome 6, NfurGRZ-RIMD1, whole genome shotgun sequence genome includes a region encoding these proteins:
- the cryba4 gene encoding beta-crystallin A4, with translation MTHHCTKFSGHWKIIVYDEECFQGRRHEFTSECGNVMEFGFESVRSLRVESGAWVGYEHASYQGQQFILERGEYPQCDAFGGSNAYHIERMTSFRPIACANHRECRMTIYERENFLGRKGELSDDYPSLQAMGWCNNEVGSLRIQSGAFVCYQYPGYRGYQYIMECDRHCGEYKHFREFGSHCQTPQIQSIRRIQQ, from the exons ATGACTCACCATTGCACCAAGTTCTCCGGCCACTGGAAG ATCATTGTCTATGATGAGGAGTGCTTCCAGGGCCGCCGCCACGAGTTCACTTCCGAGTGCGGCAACGTGATGGAGTTCGGCTTTGAGAGCGTGCGTTCCCTCAGGGTGGAGAGTGGAGC CTGGGTGGGTTATGAGCATGCCTCCTACCAGGGACAGCAGTTCATCCTGGAGAGGGGAGAGTACCCCCAGTGTGATGCCTTTGGAGGCAGCAATGCTTATCACATTGAGAGAATGACCTCCTTCAGACCCATTGCCTGTGCT AACCACAGAGAGTGTCGTATGACCATCTACGAGCGCGAAAACTTCCTGGGCCGTAAGGGTGAGCTTAGTGACGATTATCCCTCCCTCCAGGCTATGGGCTGGTGCAACAATGAAGTTGGCTCTCTTAGGATCCAGTCTGGAGC ATTTGTGTGCTACCAGTACCCAGGTTATCGTGGCTACCAATACATCATGGAGTGTGACCGTCATTGTGGAGAGTACAAACACTTCAGGGAGTTTGGCTCCCACTGCCAAACCCCTCAGATCCAGTCCATCCGCCGTATTCAGCAGTAA